The following proteins come from a genomic window of Malus domestica chromosome 02, GDT2T_hap1:
- the LOC139191991 gene encoding uncharacterized protein, which translates to MKNPTLTLGFVFRDHVQFKQAVIMYSLVNGYGEIHFPKNEKLKVIGKCAKWCPWKCCAGKMYGSNNILIKTILDEHTCGRTWANKNMKSSLLTDLYMDRIKLNPIWPVDSFLATVESEWNHGCTKRKAYKALDKALKIIEGKHAEQYTKLWNFAEEVKKTNPGSTVNVKLDRGRNLFKRKTLKDALWSVARTATVPYFKKAMEDMKKLDEKAYDWLVKLPAYHWSMSDFETHPKCDMLLNNLCESFNVVILIPRQKPIVTMLLLIHTLLIKRIQMRKDIMVNKVGDLCLKIKKKLEEAKIQSGRCIAQWLEGSKFQVDDGGGSNMWLTWLRIPVRAESIP; encoded by the exons ATGAAGAATCCCACTCTTACACTCGGGTTTGTTTTCAGGGATCATGTCCAATTCAAGCAAGCTGTCATCATGTACTCCCTAGTGAATGgatatggagaaatccatttTCCTAAGAATGAGAAATTGAAAGTCATAGGAAAGTGTGCAAAATGGTGCCCTTGGAAGTGTTGTGCTGGAAAAATGTATGGTTCGAACAACATACTGATCAAGACTATACTTGATGAACACACATGTGGgagaacttgggcaaacaagaACATGAAGTCCTCTTTGCTGACTGATTTGTACATGGACAGGATAAAATTGAATCCCATATGGCCTGTGGATTCCTTTTTGGCAACTGTCGAATCAGAGTGGAATCACGGTTGTACAAAAAGGAAAGCTTACAAGGCTTTAGATAAGGCTTTAAAGATCATTGAGGGAAAACATGCAGAGCAATACACAAAGTTGTGGAACTTTGCTGAGGAAGTGAAGAAGACTAACCCTGGAAGCACAGTGAATGTGAAGTTGGATAGGGGGAG AAATCTGTTCAAAAGGAAAACATTGAAGGATGCTTTATGGTCAGTAGCCAGAACAGCAACAGTTCCTTACTTCAAAAAAGCAATGGAGGATATGAAGAAGCTCGATGAAAAGGCCTACGATTGGTTGGTGAAGTTGCCTGCATATCATTGGAGCATGTCCGATTTTGAAACACATCCCAAGTGTGACATGCTGTTGAACAATCTCTGTGAAAGTTTCAATGTTGTCATACTTATACCCAGACAAAAACCTATTGTCACCATGCTGCTCCTTATTCACACATTATTGATAAAGAGAATTCAGATGAGAAAGGATATAATGGTGAACAAAGTTGGAGATCTCTGTCTTAAAATCAAGAAAAAGTTGGAGGAAGCCAAAATTCAAAGTGGCAGATGCATTGCACAATGGTTAGAGGGCTCTAAATTTCAAGTTGATGATGGAGGGGGGAGCAATATGTGGTTGACTTGGTTGAGAATACCTGTTCGTGCAGAAAGTATACCTTGA